In the genome of Cetobacterium ceti, one region contains:
- a CDS encoding sodium-dependent transporter: MKRENFKNKIGFILSCSGAAIGLGNIWLFSWKVGKYGGGAFLIPYFIFMVLFAIVGLIGEISLGRMMKRGVLGVTTYFPKSMIGKIAPYISISSVWGIYTFYVIVFGWVLKYFCMYVTGDIINKNYESYFFNFAGTSKSIPWHLLGIILSVIIISLGISKGIEKFNKIVMPIMFILFIFLLFKSLTLKGAQEGIYYLLKPDWTKLLELKTWVMALGQAFFTVGISGSALLVYGSYLKKEVSIVDSVVKTCILDTVAALMAGFIIIPAAFAFNLDITSGPALLFITVPTIFENMIGGQLIGGLFFLSIIFAALSSAINLLEVPVDAFIDKFKVTRIKGSILVGSISFIIGLFLDININLFGNFADFTNGFLLPLGAGLILAIFFYNLSKEKIFEEINTKKNIGELIYFIGKYIFVPGTFLIILLGILYGSIG, encoded by the coding sequence ATGAAAAGAGAAAACTTTAAAAATAAAATAGGATTTATACTCTCCTGTTCAGGAGCAGCTATAGGGTTAGGAAATATATGGTTATTTTCTTGGAAAGTAGGGAAATATGGAGGAGGAGCTTTTTTAATTCCTTATTTTATATTTATGGTATTATTTGCAATAGTTGGATTAATTGGTGAAATATCTTTAGGAAGAATGATGAAAAGAGGTGTTTTAGGAGTTACAACATATTTCCCAAAATCAATGATAGGGAAAATAGCTCCCTATATTTCAATAAGTTCAGTTTGGGGAATATATACTTTTTATGTAATCGTTTTTGGATGGGTATTAAAATATTTTTGTATGTATGTTACAGGAGATATTATTAACAAAAATTATGAAAGTTATTTTTTTAATTTTGCAGGAACAAGTAAATCTATTCCATGGCATTTATTGGGAATAATTTTATCTGTTATTATAATATCTTTAGGTATCAGTAAAGGAATAGAAAAATTTAATAAAATTGTTATGCCCATAATGTTTATACTTTTTATTTTTCTTTTATTTAAAAGTTTAACCTTAAAAGGAGCTCAAGAGGGAATATATTATTTATTAAAGCCAGATTGGACAAAATTATTAGAGCTAAAAACATGGGTAATGGCTTTAGGACAAGCTTTTTTTACTGTGGGAATAAGTGGATCAGCTTTATTGGTTTATGGAAGTTATTTAAAAAAAGAGGTTTCTATAGTTGATAGTGTGGTAAAAACTTGTATTTTAGATACAGTAGCAGCTTTAATGGCAGGATTTATAATAATTCCTGCAGCCTTTGCATTTAATTTAGATATTACGTCAGGACCAGCATTACTTTTTATAACTGTCCCTACAATTTTTGAAAATATGATTGGAGGTCAATTAATAGGAGGCTTATTTTTTCTAAGCATAATCTTTGCGGCTTTATCATCTGCGATTAATTTACTTGAAGTACCTGTGGATGCCTTTATAGATAAATTTAAAGTAACTAGAATTAAGGGAAGTATTTTAGTTGGGTCTATAAGTTTTATAATTGGCTTATTTTTAGATATCAATATAAATTTATTTGGAAACTTTGCAGATTTTACAAATGGATTTTTGTTGCCTCTAGGAGCAGGATTGATATTAGCAATTTTCTTTTATAATTTATCCAAAGAAAAAATCTTTGAAGAGATTAATACTAAAAAAAATATAGGAGAATTGATATATTTTATTGGAAAATATATTTTTGT
- a CDS encoding cyclically-permuted mutarotase family protein, whose protein sequence is MKKFLLGILATTIVLGGCTNTKSISSNNIEKISWTHGGNLPAPKGFVKQHGVAGPLAGNINDYIVVAGGANFPYKSVLEGGAKKHYPDLYVLKDMNGKLETIHHQQLNQETGYGSTVSIPNGLIYIGGAYDSGISNKVYMLTLDSTNKVDVKEIGELPFTYFGGVVAYKNNKLYLAAGKQDGKDSNKFYEYDLTTKQTKELANFPGANRAQSVGQILNNGQEDLLYVFSGGANIAFTDGYAYSFKTNKWMKANSVKLNNKEISLLGASSVKLNDNELLVIGGFNKEVYDHAVKNLSTLKDKDLQEFKTKYFTTDPVDFNWNKEILIYNAKTNNWKTLGEVPFNAPCGEGLVLIGNKIYSINGEIKPGVRTEKMYIGTIEK, encoded by the coding sequence ATGAAAAAATTTCTTTTAGGTATTTTAGCAACAACGATTGTATTAGGAGGATGTACTAATACAAAATCTATTTCTTCTAACAATATTGAAAAAATTTCTTGGACTCACGGAGGAAATTTACCAGCACCAAAAGGATTCGTAAAACAACACGGAGTAGCAGGACCTTTAGCAGGAAATATAAATGATTATATAGTAGTTGCAGGAGGAGCTAACTTCCCATATAAATCAGTTTTAGAAGGAGGAGCTAAAAAACATTATCCTGATTTATATGTATTAAAAGACATGAATGGAAAGTTAGAAACAATTCATCATCAACAATTAAATCAAGAAACAGGATATGGATCAACAGTTTCTATTCCTAATGGATTAATATATATTGGTGGAGCTTACGATTCAGGAATAAGCAATAAAGTATATATGTTAACTTTAGATTCTACAAATAAAGTTGATGTAAAAGAAATAGGAGAACTTCCATTTACATATTTCGGAGGAGTTGTAGCTTATAAAAATAATAAATTATATCTTGCAGCAGGAAAGCAAGATGGAAAAGATAGTAATAAATTCTACGAATATGATTTAACTACAAAACAAACAAAAGAGTTAGCTAATTTCCCTGGAGCAAATAGAGCTCAATCTGTAGGACAAATACTAAACAATGGTCAAGAAGATTTACTTTATGTATTTAGTGGAGGAGCTAACATAGCATTTACAGATGGATATGCTTATAGTTTTAAAACAAATAAATGGATGAAAGCTAATTCAGTAAAATTAAATAATAAAGAAATATCACTTTTAGGAGCTAGTTCAGTAAAATTAAATGACAATGAATTACTTGTTATTGGTGGATTCAATAAAGAGGTTTATGATCATGCAGTTAAAAATTTAAGTACTTTAAAAGATAAAGACTTACAAGAGTTTAAAACTAAATACTTTACAACAGATCCAGTAGACTTTAATTGGAATAAAGAAATATTAATTTATAATGCTAAAACAAATAATTGGAAAACTTTAGGGGAAGTTCCATTTAATGCTCCTTGTGGAGAAGGATTAGTATTAATTGGAAATAAAATTTATTCTATTAATGGAGAAATAAAACCAGGAGTTAGAACTGAGAAAATGTATATAGGTACAATTGAAAAATAA
- a CDS encoding replication initiation protein — MGKLKGSDLPLNEIIDTGPSEIVEKFLDVSEIENERNNSLVRIDINMIEYPLFTKSTSKKKNQIIRYFFNRSKEAYIQVNPTSGDYIPGELEERVFIALLKIMRDKKYSNIFYTTISEILTNMGIAQESFKGFYGRIGKALIRLSQTSYTFKNSLYSNKIKGIIEEQVNTNIMNIHSISFKQANSIEKEHFKDRRVKEIIKVSISDHFYDNIIRKGYLVYDSQLLLSMENPITRALYMLVNKLRFNRLYLKVLSMNLIKRIPLSENIQKIARTIKVLEKSCEELKRMDLIDHYNIIKNSKWLESEIEFFFDQKHNNLKQSYFYDDKNHFDNLLITHTDSGCQGQGDGNTSFETVKLETFDKIPTDEKIELVFKELPIKARELKTLPKAIKDAIRQYGFETVKYVAEYVTKQKVGNIRSYFLQALEKGWAEEYILSRKINNTTDKVKNEKNIKPIENTEAELLDRKIDIQLFMESIPKEKREYIENLVYKDYIKECGMETKIQKIAFSAAKESLIFDYLNKNENLFDLAEENIVEIENTAEVDIIESTIEKVKIETELREKQYKNISMFQLDILELLDGYDVKEVDKIIRLVNITNYFEGEIEGHHIIIEYKDGENSLIKLTKNN, encoded by the coding sequence ATGGGTAAATTAAAGGGAAGCGATTTACCTTTAAATGAAATTATTGATACTGGCCCAAGTGAAATAGTTGAAAAATTTTTAGATGTATCAGAAATTGAAAATGAAAGAAATAATAGTCTTGTAAGAATAGATATAAATATGATTGAATATCCTCTTTTTACAAAGAGTACAAGTAAAAAGAAAAATCAAATTATTAGATATTTTTTTAATAGATCAAAAGAGGCCTATATACAAGTAAATCCAACATCAGGAGATTATATTCCTGGGGAATTAGAAGAAAGAGTTTTTATAGCTCTATTAAAGATAATGAGAGATAAAAAATATAGTAATATTTTTTATACTACAATTAGTGAAATTTTAACAAATATGGGTATTGCTCAAGAATCTTTTAAGGGATTTTATGGAAGGATAGGAAAAGCTTTAATAAGACTTTCTCAAACTAGTTATACATTTAAAAATTCTCTATATTCTAATAAGATTAAGGGAATAATAGAAGAACAAGTAAATACTAACATAATGAATATACACTCAATTTCTTTTAAACAAGCTAATTCTATTGAAAAAGAGCACTTTAAAGATAGAAGAGTAAAAGAAATTATAAAGGTATCTATATCCGATCACTTTTATGACAATATTATAAGAAAAGGATATCTAGTTTATGACTCTCAATTATTATTAAGTATGGAAAATCCTATTACAAGAGCTTTGTATATGCTTGTAAATAAATTGAGATTTAATAGACTATATTTAAAAGTTTTATCTATGAATTTAATAAAAAGAATACCTTTAAGTGAAAATATTCAAAAAATTGCCAGAACTATTAAAGTTTTAGAAAAAAGTTGTGAAGAATTAAAAAGAATGGACTTAATAGATCATTATAATATAATAAAAAATAGTAAGTGGCTAGAGTCAGAAATAGAATTTTTCTTTGATCAAAAACATAACAATTTAAAACAAAGCTATTTTTATGATGATAAAAATCATTTTGATAATTTATTGATAACTCATACGGATAGTGGTTGTCAAGGTCAAGGAGATGGAAATACAAGTTTTGAAACGGTAAAATTGGAAACTTTTGATAAAATTCCAACAGATGAAAAAATAGAATTAGTATTTAAGGAACTTCCTATAAAAGCTAGAGAGTTAAAAACATTACCTAAGGCTATAAAAGATGCTATTCGTCAATATGGATTTGAAACAGTAAAATACGTGGCTGAATATGTTACAAAACAAAAAGTAGGAAATATAAGAAGTTATTTTTTACAAGCTCTTGAAAAAGGTTGGGCAGAAGAGTATATTTTATCAAGAAAAATTAATAATACAACAGATAAGGTTAAAAATGAAAAAAATATAAAACCAATTGAAAATACTGAAGCAGAGCTTCTTGATAGAAAAATTGATATTCAATTATTTATGGAATCTATACCTAAAGAAAAAAGAGAATATATAGAAAATTTAGTTTATAAAGATTATATTAAAGAATGTGGTATGGAAACAAAAATTCAAAAAATAGCCTTTAGTGCTGCAAAAGAAAGTTTAATATTTGATTATTTAAATAAGAATGAAAATCTATTTGATTTGGCAGAAGAAAATATAGTAGAAATTGAAAATACAGCAGAAGTGGACATTATTGAAAGTACAATAGAAAAGGTTAAAATTGAAACAGAATTAAGAGAGAAACAATATAAAAATATATCTATGTTCCAATTGGATATTTTAGAGTTATTAGATGGGTATGATGTAAAAGAAGTAGATAAAATAATTAGATTAGTTAATATTACAAATTATTTTGAAGGTGAAATAGAGGGTCATCATATAATAATAGAATATAAAGATGGAGAGAATAGTTTAATTAAATTAACAAAAAATAATTAA